A region of Haloplanus sp. XH21 DNA encodes the following proteins:
- a CDS encoding ArsR/SmtB family transcription factor, whose product MTQATERLERYLDDELEECRSEDVECRLDELGALETTLGDARVSAELDVLSALANETRYTLVRVLVAAGEELCVCELHAVVDVTESGLSHALSALADAGLVEGRKDGRWKKYRATNRAVALVTVLDGSVTDA is encoded by the coding sequence ATGACCCAGGCGACGGAACGGCTCGAACGGTATCTCGACGATGAACTCGAGGAGTGCCGGAGCGAAGATGTCGAATGTCGTCTCGACGAACTCGGTGCCCTCGAGACCACCCTCGGAGACGCGCGGGTGAGCGCCGAACTCGACGTTCTCTCGGCGCTCGCCAACGAGACGCGGTACACGCTTGTTCGCGTCCTCGTGGCTGCCGGGGAGGAACTCTGCGTCTGTGAACTGCACGCCGTCGTCGACGTGACCGAGAGCGGCCTCAGCCACGCCCTCTCGGCGCTCGCCGACGCCGGCCTCGTCGAGGGGCGGAAGGACGGCCGGTGGAAGAAATACCGCGCCACCAACCGCGCCGTCGCCCTCGTGACGGTGCTCGACGGGAGCGTGACCGATGCGTAA
- a CDS encoding signal peptidase I, with the protein MTATRRIGTKTTLSLLGILLLAAVFVAPPSSPVNVSYVYSDSMEPTIHTNDGYILVPAANVQQGDIITFRMDERGGYTTHRVVGETERGYITKGDNNPTTDQASGYSYVQSAEIAGKALQYNDDPVTIPNFGIAVKILQQYRVTLLLAIGALVALMGRQAARTSQYVRDVQYVRDLVFPVVLVSILLMIAFPLVGASTVTQTYVVTHGSTDGPVLLAPGETKTHTIVLNRSHAPLTHAVVSVDGATVERHAQNASTTSLALRVTGPTDIGPKDVHITTHAYPALLPRDVVVALHRGHPVLASSAVAFVVGMPLLTFVVLTIDGRMPLRNRSRPRRTRGDS; encoded by the coding sequence GTGACCGCCACACGTCGCATCGGCACGAAAACAACCCTTTCCCTTCTGGGGATTTTACTACTAGCCGCGGTGTTCGTCGCGCCGCCGAGTTCGCCCGTCAACGTCTCGTACGTCTACTCGGACAGCATGGAACCGACCATTCATACCAACGACGGCTACATTCTGGTTCCTGCGGCCAACGTACAACAGGGAGACATCATCACGTTCCGGATGGACGAACGGGGCGGCTACACGACACACCGCGTCGTCGGTGAGACGGAACGGGGATACATCACCAAAGGGGATAACAACCCAACGACGGACCAGGCCTCGGGGTATTCGTACGTGCAGTCCGCGGAGATTGCCGGAAAAGCCCTTCAGTACAACGACGATCCGGTCACGATACCGAATTTCGGTATCGCCGTGAAGATACTCCAGCAGTACCGGGTTACACTCCTGCTAGCGATCGGTGCATTGGTCGCGCTCATGGGTCGCCAGGCGGCCCGGACGAGTCAGTACGTGCGTGATGTACAGTACGTCCGTGATCTCGTATTTCCGGTCGTACTGGTCTCGATACTGCTGATGATCGCGTTTCCGCTCGTCGGTGCGAGTACGGTCACCCAAACGTACGTCGTCACGCACGGGTCGACGGACGGGCCAGTGCTTCTCGCCCCGGGCGAGACGAAAACCCACACTATCGTGCTGAACCGGTCGCACGCGCCACTGACTCACGCTGTTGTCTCAGTGGACGGGGCGACAGTCGAACGTCACGCCCAAAATGCGTCGACGACATCGCTGGCGCTTCGGGTCACGGGTCCCACCGATATCGGCCCGAAAGATGTCCACATTACCACGCACGCGTATCCCGCACTCTTACCCCGGGATGTCGTCGTTGCCCTGCATCGAGGCCACCCCGTACTCGCGTCTAGTGCCGTCGCGTTCGTCGTGGGAATGCCTCTGCTCACCTTCGTCGTACTCACTATCGACGGGCGGATGCCTCTTCGAAACCGTTCCCGTCCGCGGCGTACCCGGGGTGATAGCTAA
- the arsB gene encoding ACR3 family arsenite efflux transporter, which translates to MRNATHDHGPNCGCEACGDPRSMDFLDKYLTVWIVGAMALGVGLGFVAPSVTGPIRDFNLVEIGLVVMMYPPLAKADYSRLPTVFSNWRVLGLSLVQNWLLGPTLMFGLAVVFFSGLVPGLPARPEYFLGLVFIGMARCIAMVLVWNELAEGSTEYVTGLVAFNSLFQIATYGVYVWFFALVLPPLLGMESLVAGITAFDIDPMQVFEAIAVFLGLPFAAGFLTRFAGTRLKGETWYDETFIPAIDPLTLVALLFTIIVMFATQGETIVASPGDVLLIAIPLTIYFVVMFLVSFGMGRGIGADYSTTTAIGFTAASNNFELAIAVAVAVFGVGSGVAFATVVGPLIEVPVLLALVNVALYFQRRVDWDGFGTGRLDDSTSDTTHD; encoded by the coding sequence ATGCGTAACGCCACCCACGACCACGGACCGAACTGTGGCTGCGAGGCCTGTGGCGACCCGCGGTCGATGGATTTCCTCGATAAGTACCTCACCGTCTGGATCGTCGGCGCGATGGCGCTCGGCGTCGGCCTCGGCTTCGTCGCGCCGTCGGTGACGGGACCGATTCGGGACTTCAATCTGGTCGAAATCGGTCTCGTCGTGATGATGTATCCGCCGCTGGCGAAAGCCGACTACTCGCGGCTTCCCACCGTCTTCAGCAACTGGCGCGTGCTGGGACTGAGCCTCGTCCAGAACTGGCTGCTCGGCCCGACGCTGATGTTCGGGTTGGCGGTCGTCTTCTTCAGCGGCCTCGTCCCCGGCCTGCCCGCCCGCCCCGAGTATTTCCTCGGCCTCGTCTTCATCGGGATGGCGCGCTGTATCGCGATGGTGCTCGTCTGGAACGAACTCGCCGAGGGGTCGACCGAATACGTCACCGGTCTCGTGGCGTTTAACAGCCTCTTCCAGATCGCCACCTACGGCGTCTACGTCTGGTTTTTCGCGCTCGTCCTCCCGCCACTGCTCGGGATGGAGTCGCTCGTCGCCGGTATCACCGCCTTCGACATCGACCCGATGCAGGTGTTCGAGGCCATCGCCGTCTTCCTCGGTCTCCCCTTCGCCGCCGGCTTTCTGACCCGCTTCGCCGGGACCCGGCTCAAGGGTGAGACCTGGTACGACGAGACGTTCATCCCCGCCATCGATCCGCTGACGCTCGTCGCCCTGCTCTTCACTATTATCGTGATGTTCGCGACTCAGGGCGAGACCATCGTCGCATCGCCGGGCGATGTCCTCTTGATCGCCATCCCGCTGACCATCTACTTCGTCGTGATGTTCCTGGTCAGTTTCGGGATGGGTCGCGGCATCGGCGCGGACTACTCCACCACGACCGCCATCGGATTCACCGCGGCGTCGAACAACTTCGAACTCGCCATCGCCGTCGCCGTCGCCGTCTTCGGCGTCGGGTCCGGCGTCGCGTTCGCCACCGTGGTCGGCCCCCTTATCGAGGTTCCGGTCCTGCTCGCGCTGGTCAACGTCGCGCTGTATTTCCAGCGGCGGGTCGACTGGGACGGCTTCGGCACCGGCCGACTCGATGACTCGACATCCGACACCACGCACGACTGA
- a CDS encoding response regulator has protein sequence MTTASPTVLIIDDNVDLANLYARWLDDEYDVRTAYSGGSGIKQFDAEVGLVFLDRRMPDYSGSEVLDEIRSYEHTCPVVMLTAVEPDGDIVDLPFDRYLTKPVDRVELRDTVQQGIDRAESNYQNEVLDVLGDEKSRHCLSQMTDDTFTAKEIANATGYSLPTVYRRLNDLRQAELIEARTRIDAEGNRVKRFTAVVEQVVVDLVDGFQTEIKSDTES, from the coding sequence ATGACCACTGCTTCGCCGACAGTCCTCATAATCGACGACAACGTCGACCTAGCTAATTTGTACGCACGCTGGCTCGACGACGAGTACGATGTTCGAACAGCGTACAGTGGGGGGAGTGGAATCAAACAGTTCGACGCGGAGGTCGGTCTCGTCTTCCTTGATCGGCGGATGCCGGACTATTCAGGTAGTGAGGTGCTCGACGAGATCCGTTCTTACGAGCATACCTGTCCAGTTGTGATGCTCACCGCTGTCGAACCCGATGGCGATATCGTCGATTTGCCGTTCGACAGATATCTCACCAAGCCGGTTGATCGCGTCGAACTCCGAGACACTGTTCAGCAGGGCATCGACCGAGCGGAAAGCAACTATCAAAACGAGGTGCTGGACGTGCTCGGCGATGAGAAATCCCGCCACTGTCTCTCACAGATGACGGATGACACGTTCACCGCGAAGGAAATAGCGAACGCGACTGGCTACTCACTCCCGACCGTGTATCGCCGTCTCAACGATCTTCGTCAGGCAGAGTTGATCGAGGCTCGAACACGAATCGATGCGGAGGGAAATCGCGTCAAGAGATTCACTGCGGTGGTTGAACAGGTCGTGGTGGACCTCGTCGATGGGTTTCAAACCGAAATCAAATCCGACACTGAAAGCTAG
- a CDS encoding low molecular weight phosphatase family protein: protein MSTDINPIRIAFVCVRNAGRSQMSLAFAERERERRDLGDRVELLSGGTEPADSVHEGVLDAMADAGFDLSDRTPREIDSATLRTCDYVATMGCSTLDLGGVDGVDVRDWALDDPGGQDPSRVREIRDEVERRVVALFDEFSAVE from the coding sequence ATGTCCACCGACATCAATCCGATCCGCATCGCCTTCGTCTGTGTCCGGAACGCCGGCCGCTCCCAGATGTCGCTCGCCTTCGCCGAGCGCGAACGCGAGCGGCGCGACCTCGGGGACCGCGTCGAACTCCTGAGCGGCGGCACCGAGCCGGCCGACAGCGTCCACGAGGGCGTTCTTGATGCGATGGCCGACGCCGGCTTCGACCTCTCCGATCGCACGCCCCGCGAGATCGATTCGGCGACGCTCCGGACCTGCGATTACGTCGCCACCATGGGCTGTTCGACGCTCGACCTCGGCGGCGTCGACGGCGTCGACGTTCGGGACTGGGCGCTCGACGACCCGGGCGGGCAAGATCCTTCGCGCGTGCGAGAGATCCGCGATGAGGTCGAACGGCGCGTCGTCGCCCTGTTCGACGAGTTCAGCGCCGTCGAATGA
- a CDS encoding DUF5305 family protein gives MYALTRFKHLVWSHGPTIVVAFLILTLGGAAMTGWMQVNPKTTTVTDHHDRQTAELEAGTLAVVDGENGLYPEGAHLRNKPFHFYDSTPTVTLVTTTSIPEATQADISHRVSLVYRVVRGDEQYWEQRRTIQRTQATGTTVASNATLDMVSVHDKARQIARKAGGDASVVVQVEIHTQYTTGNYEGEITKTLAVEHGSEMFSLPHGTWTQDHSRTSTRTVTLDRPWWMETGPPFATGLGILGLLAVGITRRRIGDPERLEYEVHRERYREWISTGVVSSDLPVTVTADTLEDLVDVAIDKGERVMHDRDSGHYFVLVDGSAYVFTPPTGETAEMEWVSDTNIERETKPSLLRK, from the coding sequence ATGTACGCTCTTACTCGCTTCAAACATCTCGTCTGGTCGCACGGTCCCACGATAGTCGTCGCGTTTCTCATTCTGACGCTCGGCGGCGCTGCCATGACGGGGTGGATGCAGGTGAACCCCAAGACGACGACCGTCACGGACCACCACGACCGGCAAACTGCAGAACTCGAAGCCGGAACGCTGGCGGTCGTCGATGGAGAGAACGGACTCTATCCCGAAGGCGCACACCTCCGGAACAAGCCGTTCCATTTCTACGATAGTACGCCGACGGTCACGCTAGTCACGACGACCTCGATACCGGAGGCGACGCAAGCGGATATCTCGCATCGTGTCTCGTTGGTCTATCGGGTGGTCCGCGGAGACGAGCAGTACTGGGAGCAACGTCGGACGATACAACGGACACAAGCGACGGGGACGACCGTGGCGTCCAACGCGACGCTCGACATGGTTTCGGTCCACGACAAAGCGCGTCAAATCGCACGGAAGGCAGGGGGCGATGCGAGTGTGGTCGTCCAAGTCGAAATACACACACAGTACACGACCGGGAACTACGAGGGCGAGATAACGAAAACGCTCGCCGTCGAACACGGCTCCGAGATGTTCTCTCTCCCGCACGGAACGTGGACACAGGACCATTCCCGGACATCCACGCGGACCGTCACACTCGACCGCCCGTGGTGGATGGAAACGGGCCCGCCGTTCGCGACGGGACTGGGAATACTCGGCTTGCTCGCCGTCGGTATCACACGGCGACGCATCGGGGACCCCGAACGCCTCGAATACGAGGTTCACCGAGAGCGATACCGCGAGTGGATTTCGACGGGTGTCGTCTCGTCGGATCTCCCGGTGACAGTGACAGCGGATACGCTCGAGGACCTCGTGGACGTGGCGATCGACAAGGGCGAACGAGTCATGCACGACCGCGATAGTGGGCACTACTTCGTTCTGGTAGACGGATCCGCGTACGTATTCACGCCGCCGACCGGGGAAACGGCGGAGATGGAGTGGGTCTCCGACACCAATATCGAACGAGAAACCAAGCCATCGCTCCTTCGGAAATGA
- a CDS encoding lactate racemase domain-containing protein, which yields MRLPLGTDTVDISLPDCDVTVLDRPGGTPVDPTAAAREALDAPHGPPLSTLVDPTDDVTIVVTDVTRATPDGVLVGAMMDRLPVDREQVSILVGLGLHRPMTDAELRDGLGEYADLAVNHDPEATVEVGTVEGVGDDRVPVRVHPLVANADSVLSTGMVEPHQYAGFSGGAKTVVIGAGDGALIGYTHGPDVLSRPGVRLGRIDDNPFRATVDRAGDAVGLDFCLNVTKGPDGILAASAGRPRAVVADLAATAREALSVPLSDTYDAVIGGVGAPKDANLYQTTRAFTYLVLGDHNPVSSGGRVVVPARLGEGAGEGTGETRFYDRLRTADDADALYEAMREGYDPGAQRAFVVARALRDHDLYITNAERPDVVEACPMHAAARVADAVDPGSRVLAVPDALNTLLVEA from the coding sequence ATGCGACTTCCGCTCGGGACGGACACGGTCGACATCTCCCTGCCGGACTGTGACGTGACCGTCCTCGACCGGCCGGGCGGGACGCCCGTGGACCCGACCGCGGCGGCCCGGGAAGCCCTCGACGCCCCGCACGGACCACCGCTCTCGACGCTCGTCGACCCCACCGACGACGTAACCATCGTCGTGACCGACGTGACCCGGGCGACGCCGGACGGCGTGCTGGTTGGCGCGATGATGGATCGCCTGCCCGTCGACCGCGAGCAGGTGTCCATCCTCGTCGGCCTGGGGCTGCATCGCCCCATGACCGACGCGGAACTCCGTGACGGCCTCGGGGAGTACGCCGATCTCGCAGTGAACCACGACCCCGAGGCGACCGTCGAGGTGGGCACCGTCGAGGGCGTTGGCGACGACCGGGTGCCCGTCCGCGTTCACCCCCTCGTCGCGAACGCGGACAGCGTGCTGTCGACGGGGATGGTCGAACCCCACCAGTACGCGGGCTTCTCCGGCGGCGCGAAGACCGTCGTCATCGGCGCGGGCGACGGAGCGCTCATCGGCTACACCCACGGCCCGGACGTCCTCTCGCGGCCCGGCGTCCGTCTGGGACGCATCGACGACAACCCGTTTCGGGCGACCGTCGACCGCGCGGGCGACGCCGTCGGCCTCGATTTCTGCCTCAACGTGACAAAGGGTCCCGACGGGATCCTGGCCGCGAGTGCGGGTCGCCCGCGGGCGGTAGTGGCCGACCTCGCGGCGACGGCGCGGGAGGCGCTCTCGGTTCCGCTCTCGGACACCTACGACGCCGTGATCGGTGGCGTCGGCGCACCGAAAGACGCGAATCTCTATCAGACGACCCGCGCGTTCACCTACCTCGTGCTCGGCGACCACAATCCCGTCAGTTCCGGCGGACGGGTCGTCGTTCCTGCTCGCCTCGGCGAAGGGGCGGGCGAGGGGACGGGCGAGACTCGGTTCTACGACCGCCTGCGGACTGCCGACGACGCCGACGCGCTCTACGAAGCGATGCGTGAGGGCTACGACCCCGGCGCCCAGCGAGCGTTCGTCGTCGCCCGCGCCCTCCGCGACCACGACCTGTACATTACGAACGCCGAGCGACCCGACGTGGTCGAGGCGTGTCCGATGCACGCGGCCGCCCGTGTCGCAGACGCCGTGGACCCCGGAAGTCGGGTGCTGGCCGTCCCCGACGCGTTGAACACGCTGCTCGTCGAGGCGTGA